One window from the genome of Macrobrachium rosenbergii isolate ZJJX-2024 chromosome 2, ASM4041242v1, whole genome shotgun sequence encodes:
- the LOC136843524 gene encoding uncharacterized protein: MYLPGRKNPVADALLRIEINAVQLGIDYEDLAWEQAADPEIPAYRTTITSLKWKDVPLTPGGPTPLSDVSTGHPHPLVPPSRRRLVFDIIHGLSHPSSRMTAKLLVEKSIWHTIWKDTTAWARQCIQFQASKVGRHTKSGVGDFPQMGRRFGHIHVNVVAPLPPSGGARYLLIVVDHPTRWPKAMPMEEATSSACAEALLPSWTSQFGIPDHITTDRVPAPAGETFQAHPRRRSGSSSPIRRSHIPSDSRQPLHQVARSDAHGRSHLQCVH, encoded by the coding sequence atgtacctccccggcaggaagaacccagtagccgacgccctcttgaggatcgaaatcaatgcagtgcagctcgggatcgactacgaggacctcgcctgggAACAGGCCGCCGAtccagagattccagcttaccgcaccaccatcacgtcactgaagtggaaggacgtgcccctcacccctggggggccaacaccGCTGAGTGACGtgagcactggccacccccaccCACTGGTGCCCCCCTCccgtcgtcggctggtcttcgacatcatccacggactgtcccacccctccagcaggatgacggccaagctgctggtgGAGAAGTCCATCTGGCACACCATATGGAAGGACacaacggcctgggcaaggcagtgcatacagttCCAGGCTAGCAAAGTTGGACGGCACACCAAATCaggggtgggcgactttccccagatggggagacgtttcgggcacatccacgtcaacGTAGTGgctcctcttcccccatcaggaggagccagataccttctgataGTCGTTGACCAccccaccaggtggcccaaagcgatgcccatggaagaagccacctccagtgcgtgtgCTGAGGCCCTCCTCCCTAGCTGGACCAGCCAGTTCGGTAtcccggaccatataaccacGGACAGGGTCCCAGCCCCAGCCGGGGAGACATttcaggcacatccacgtcgacgtagtgggtcctcttcccccatcaggaggagccatataccttctgacagtcgtcaaCCGCttcaccaggtggcccgaagcgacgcccatggaagaagccacctccagtgcgtgcactga
- the LOC136843535 gene encoding uncharacterized protein: MVERFHRSLKASLMAHCTADNWKYQLPWVLLGLRTAPRANGNPSVAEKVYGESLVVPGELITEDWDNLTTQRLHNRVGKFAPCWWTYTDRTSPFMPPSPSSTTHVFVRNDAVRPPLTRPYRGHFLVLERNKKAFWVAVHGKDN; the protein is encoded by the coding sequence atggtggagaggttccacaggtccttgaaggcgtccctcatggctcattgCACCGCCgacaactggaagtaccagctgccctgggtcctccttgggctgaggactgctcccagagccaacggcaacccATCCGTAGCAGAAAAGGTTTACGGGGagtccctcgtagtcccgggcgaactcatcacggAGGACTGGGACAACCTAACAACACAGAGGCTCCAcaacagggttgggaagtttgccccctgctggtggacatataccgacaggacgtcccccttcatgcctcccagtccatcctccaccacccacgtcttcgtcaggaacgatgctgtacgcccacccttaaccaggccctacagggggcatTTCCTCgtactggagagaaacaaaaaggcattctgggTGGCTGTCCATGGGAAGGACAACTGA